Within Bifidobacterium dentium JCM 1195 = DSM 20436, the genomic segment ACGTGTCCGTAATGCCTTCCCCTTCCACCCGGAACTGAGGGCTCCATATAAATTGTGCGATCTCAAACCAATGTACGGATATCTCTTCAGCGACTATCTGAAAAACACGGGTTTCTGGGGATACTGCGACTGCGATCTCATCTTCGGCGACCTTGATACGTACATCACCGACTCCATGCTTGAGAACCATGACAAAATATTCTTGATGGGACATTGCTCTTTGGTACGCAACACCGAAGAAATCACCACAAGATTCATGCAGCCATTGAACGGTAGACTTCTATACCAAGACGTGCTTCAATCAGATCGGATCTTCACCTTTGACGAAAGTTATCTGCCGACGAATGTCAACAGAATCTTCGAACAAAGCGGAGCCCGAATTTTCAAAGAGGACTATTCAGCGAACACCAGAGCCCGTTCCACGCACTTCCAACTGACCCGATATCAGGACGACCTACATTCCTATATGACCGAGGCACCAATGCGAGCCGTGTTTACTTGGGAACATGGGCATCTCTACCGATACAGCAAACCGCTGAACGCATTCACCCGTCAGGAACTCATGTATATACATCTTCAGCGCCGTCATATGACCGTCGCGGATCAGAGCCTCAACACAGCCGATTCCTTCAAAATCATCCCGGGCTCCTTCGAAAAGCTCGAAGTCGAAACCGTGACTGAAGAGAATTTCGAAACCATCCGTTGGAACAGTAAGAAAAACGACGCACGGCACCGCAGGGATATCTTCAAAGGCGATGTCAAATTCTGGTCGAAGCGAATCATCGGCAAGCTGAAGAAGTAAGAACAAACGAATGGGTATGCGAGGAATCAGCGCCTCGCATACCCGTTCAACACGTTCAGTTAGCTTCAAAACGACGAATCAGGTTCCCAGATATTTTTGAATCGATTTTTCTGGCGAACAGGCATCCAGACTCAAGAACCTTTTCATAATCACTCTCGTCCAGATACGCGGGCAAACTGCCATTGCGCCTGTGCCAATCAGAGTAGCGCAGATTATTTGGGGCAATATCGTCCTTAAAATGCGACACACCCAGAATCGTCTGGAAAACAAATTCTTCAGGTACCTGCAACCGGTACACGTCATGCATGAACTTTGGATTATTCTGAATATAATCAAGCACATATCGCATCGGTTTTTCCGGCATGGACATCCATACCAGCCCCTGCGCTATATCATGAATACCACCGATATTATCGTTCAATAGTCCAAACGTACGCTGCACCCAATTGTCCGCATTTCTTACGGCATGCACGATCTTGTTCCAGTAATTGAATCGCCATAGATGATTCTTGTATTGGAAAAATTTCTTCTGATGATTCTCCATATGAGACAGGTCACGATAATCCATATAGATTTTCGTATTTCCTGTAAAGAAATCCTTAATATATTGATTGCCATACACGGGATAATCCTGTCCCGAAATCAAATGCAGATAGCCGTCATCCGCCGTCCACTCGCATGCCTCGCGCACGAGATCAATCAAGGCCAGCAAATGCTTATAGCTTCCCCAAGTAATGTCATATACGGACACGGCATGGACTCCAGGCAATTCCTCCAACTGCTTCACATCACCCTCACCCAGCGCAGTCGACGACTTATCGATGTGAACGAACACGTTGAAATCGGCACGCAGCCGATTCACTAAGCGATAGAGATTATCTGGATCTTTGTATGCGGTCACGACAAATGAATGGCTTCTGGTTTCGGTAATCATATCGTACGCCCCCTCACTTGGATTTTTCCCCGAATGCCGATACCGAGGCAACATAAACAGTGGGAACATGCGCCATCATCCATATTTTCACTTTATGGGAGATGGCCAGCGTTCCATCCTTATAAACCTTCTTCGCGGCATAGGCCAGTTTTTCCCGCCAAACGGCAAGCACTTCCGCGCCCATATGCTTTGAAGCCAAGTCATAGACAATGTCGTATCTGCCTTGCATGGCGAAGAACGCGAGCGCATTTCGGTCAGCATATCCGCTTTCGGAAAGGTACTTGCAGCATTTGTCGGCAATGATGGCACGATCAAAACTATGTTCGTTCAAACTGGCGGTCGTAATGGAGTTCTTGCGGATCCGGTAACGGTACAGCGCCTTTGGATTGAAGTAGATTCCCTTCATCGTGCGGTACACGTGGGCGAGCACGTAATAGTCCTCATTGTTCAGACCTTCGGGGAACCGAATGCCATCCTCTCGGAAGAAGCGCGCGTCGAACAGCTTGTTCCATACCGCGCTGGCCATACGATCCCGATGGTAGAGGAAGGAACGCAACGCTTGGTCAGACGTGAAGACACGCGCCGGCAGATGCCCGTCGATATGTTCAGTGTCGCCATCTTCAAAGTTCTTCTCCGTGCCGCACATCACCACGTCAACTTCATGTTGTTCCTGCATCCACTGCCACATGGTACGCAGCATGTTTGGGTCGATCCAGTCGTCGCTGTCCACGAAAGCGATACAATCTCCCCTCGCCTGGTCAAGTCCGGCATTACGCGCGGAAGACAATCCTCCGTTCGCTTTATGAATGACGCTGATGCGATTATCTTTCGCCGCCCACATATCACATTTGCCCGGGCAAGCATCGCGGGAGCCATCATCGACGAGGATGATTTCCAAGTTGCGATAGCTTTGCTCGACAATGCTCTTGACACATTGATCAAGATACCGTTCCACGTTGTAGACGGGAACGATCACGCTGATCAGTAGCTCATCGGGAACCTCATTACTCATGCGTGCACCGTCACAATGCTTTCGGCGTCAAAACGCTTGGACATACAGGTTTCAACCTCCGGGAGGAAATGCCCGACCGCAATGTACATCACCAGGAATTCGCTATCCGGCAGATTCAGCAACTTGCGGGTGGCCTCATCTCGCTTCATCGGCAGCATGGTGTTCAAAGGGCATGCGGCAAGCTGCTGCTCCTCAAGCGCAAGCAGCAGAGACATTCCGAACAGTCCACCATCCGTATATCCCTCATTGCGCTCATCCTGATTCATGAAGGCCTGATTGTCTGCGGTGAGCAGAATAAGTGCCGGCGGCATCTTATATCCACGGAATCCGCCCTGCAGTGGCATCAGCTTGGCAATCAAATCGGCATTGGTAATGATGTGCACACGCGTGGGTTGACGATTGCATACCGATGGGGTGCGCATGGCGATGGCCACGGCTTGCTCGATGTCTTCGGCGCCGACCGGCTCGTCGCTGAATTCGCGTACGGAATGGCGTGCTTGGGACAGCTGGCTGTACGTAAGCTCCGCATTATGCGTTTTATCGGCGGCTTTGATGGTCAACACACCTCCGACATGCCCCTGCGCCTGGCCTATCTCATTCCACAGGTCATCCGAAAAGAGGCAGCGCATGTAAGCAAGATCATAACCATTGCGTTCATGACGCGTACGATATTCGTGCAGCGCGCAAATCGCGGATTGGAAGATCTCATTGTTCGCATATTGCGTGTCAACGTTGCACAGAGCCGCCAACAAAGGAGCGAATTGAGCAAGTACGCCTTTGCCGAATCCGAAACGAAAGTCCCGATGGCTCAATCCTTTTTCAATCTGATGGGTGAAAAAGATGATTCGGGTTTCCAGATGTGCTTTCCTCATGGATCCACGCTTGGCGTAGTTTCGTCTGAAACGCCTCATCTGGTGAATGGTTTCGCTGCGCAATTTCAAGGAGGATTGCACTCCGCGCACCCACGCAATCAGTGACTCGGGGACAATGCTTTTCAGCTTCTCTCTCATGTTTCCGGTCCTTCTAGTCCTTCAGTGCATCACGCAGGTATGCTCTGGAGCGTTCGACTTCACGTCCCAGTTTTTCATTGGTAGAACGATAATCAATGGTCGAATCATCCCAGGGCTCGCCTTCAATGAGCTGCCTGCTGCCCAATCCACACAGCTTGAGCAACGAGCTCATACGATCGTCCATGTTGACTTTGCCGTTGTGCTTGCCGCGTACCACATAGAACTGCTTCTCGAATTTGATGGAGAACGCCGTGCCGTGGAAGGATGCGGACAACACGTAGTCGGCGTTCTTGATCAAGCTGAGATAATGGTTTGGCGCAGCCACTTCAAGCAGATGGAAACCATATTTCTTCAGTCCATAGGACTTATTGCCAGTGAACATCACATATACCGGCAGCCCCTTGCTCTGTGCAAACGCCTGGACCGCCTTGGCCGCGGAATCATTGAGTTCGATGGAGTCAATGGCGTAGTAGAAGATGTACGGCTCATGCACCAAAGGTGCGTCGGTGATGGGATCATACGCATTGGCATCAATCAGCAACGTCGGATCGAGTACCTGTTCCACATGCTGCGGCACCAACGGCTGCAGATATTCCTGCGCGGTCAGCTCACGCACCGCGATGGACTGGTAGCCGGACAACAGTTTGGCATAATGCTCGGCAAGAGCCTTGTCTTCCTTTTTGTCGAGGATATGGCCGCCCATGCTAGAAGCGTAGGAAATCTTACGTCCTTGATGCACGAAGCTCAACAGGTAGGCGTCGGAGTAATCCCAGGCGTCCGTGTTCCAGATTTGATCACTGCCTGACACGAAAACATCGTACTTGCCATTGAGTTCCTCCAACTGTTCGACGGTCTCATAGAACTTCGGAGTAAGGCCCAACGCCTTATGCTGCAAATTCACAAAGTCATCGTGACGTTGCTGAATCAGCTTGTGGTGGAAGAAGGCATACGCGTTCTTGGCAATGTCCTTCGGACCGGACACCTTCTTATACACGTCATACAGATACTGCTGGCGCGGCGTGGAAAAATCGATGACGTCGCATTCATGGCCGAGCTGCTCAATGGCTTTCTGCGTGGCAAACGCCTGCAAGAACGAACCATTGTTATGGGCTGCATGGTAGGTAATCAGTGCAATCTTCATCGCGCATCTCCCTTCACAGCGCTTTTGTTGTCGTATAACTTGCGTTGCCAAAACAAAAATGGGCAGATTCTTGTTCCTAGGTAGTTGACCCGATCCTTAACAGATAGGTATCGCATGGTACTCCAGGGAAGCGTGCGGAACAATCGAAACAGTACTTCCAATCTCTTATGCACTTGTTCATCCGACCAGTCCAACTGCCGTGCCCGATATATCGAATCCTTAAGCTGACTAAAGAACCCTGGAACCAAATCAACAGCGCCTTCGTCTAACAGAAAATGCACTTTGCCTATTAATGCCTCGATAATATCAAGAGAACGCAAAGTATACTTGGAATGCACAATACTGCCATCACGTTCAATGTAATGGTACAGACGTTCCGGCAGCAGCACCGCGGCACGGGCACGGCCAAAAATCCTGTACGTTACAAACTCATCCTCATGTATTTTTCCCAGAGGATATCGAATGCCGTCCCATAGCGAGCGGCGGTAGAGCTTATTCCACGCCACTACGTTATCCATGCCGTTCTCGTCTCCACGCTGCCTCATGCAATCCAAACCCGAACATGTTCGTCGAATATCCGTAACCGGGGCATATTCTTCACGCCGAACCGGAGCCGTCTGGGCAACGGCATGGCCATCAATATCTTCATGAAACACCGAGCACATGGCAAGATCGACTTGAACGTCCCCCATAGCATCAGCCATGATGGCGATATAACCCGGCTCCACATAATCATCACCATCCACGAAAGCGATGAACTCACCGACGGCCACATCCAATCCGGCATTCCGAGCTGAAGAGAGGCCTCCATTGGGTTTGTGAATCACACGAACGCGAGAATCCCTTTCGACCCATGCATCACACATCACCGGACACTGATCCTTACCACCGTCATCCACCAGAATGATTTCCAGATTGCGATACGTCTGATTCACCACACTACGAACGCAACGATCAAGATACGGCTCCACCCCATATATAGGAATGATCACACTCACCAAATCCGACACGTGTCGCTCACCTCCAATACAGTTTCC encodes:
- a CDS encoding DUF6625 family protein codes for the protein MSKCTFIIPYYGHFPNYFQLFLNSCKNNPNFEWLIFTDDHTNYDWPANVHVHYETFADMQARVRNAFPFHPELRAPYKLCDLKPMYGYLFSDYLKNTGFWGYCDCDLIFGDLDTYITDSMLENHDKIFLMGHCSLVRNTEEITTRFMQPLNGRLLYQDVLQSDRIFTFDESYLPTNVNRIFEQSGARIFKEDYSANTRARSTHFQLTRYQDDLHSYMTEAPMRAVFTWEHGHLYRYSKPLNAFTRQELMYIHLQRRHMTVADQSLNTADSFKIIPGSFEKLEVETVTEENFETIRWNSKKNDARHRRDIFKGDVKFWSKRIIGKLKK
- a CDS encoding beta-1,6-N-acetylglucosaminyltransferase, with protein sequence MITETRSHSFVVTAYKDPDNLYRLVNRLRADFNVFVHIDKSSTALGEGDVKQLEELPGVHAVSVYDITWGSYKHLLALIDLVREACEWTADDGYLHLISGQDYPVYGNQYIKDFFTGNTKIYMDYRDLSHMENHQKKFFQYKNHLWRFNYWNKIVHAVRNADNWVQRTFGLLNDNIGGIHDIAQGLVWMSMPEKPMRYVLDYIQNNPKFMHDVYRLQVPEEFVFQTILGVSHFKDDIAPNNLRYSDWHRRNGSLPAYLDESDYEKVLESGCLFARKIDSKISGNLIRRFEAN
- a CDS encoding glycosyltransferase family 2 protein, with amino-acid sequence MSDLVSVIIPIYGVEPYLDRCVRSVVNQTYRNLEIILVDDGGKDQCPVMCDAWVERDSRVRVIHKPNGGLSSARNAGLDVAVGEFIAFVDGDDYVEPGYIAIMADAMGDVQVDLAMCSVFHEDIDGHAVAQTAPVRREEYAPVTDIRRTCSGLDCMRQRGDENGMDNVVAWNKLYRRSLWDGIRYPLGKIHEDEFVTYRIFGRARAAVLLPERLYHYIERDGSIVHSKYTLRSLDIIEALIGKVHFLLDEGAVDLVPGFFSQLKDSIYRARQLDWSDEQVHKRLEVLFRLFRTLPWSTMRYLSVKDRVNYLGTRICPFLFWQRKLYDNKSAVKGDAR
- a CDS encoding glycosyltransferase family 2 protein, with protein sequence MIVPVYNVERYLDQCVKSIVEQSYRNLEIILVDDGSRDACPGKCDMWAAKDNRISVIHKANGGLSSARNAGLDQARGDCIAFVDSDDWIDPNMLRTMWQWMQEQHEVDVVMCGTEKNFEDGDTEHIDGHLPARVFTSDQALRSFLYHRDRMASAVWNKLFDARFFREDGIRFPEGLNNEDYYVLAHVYRTMKGIYFNPKALYRYRIRKNSITTASLNEHSFDRAIIADKCCKYLSESGYADRNALAFFAMQGRYDIVYDLASKHMGAEVLAVWREKLAYAAKKVYKDGTLAISHKVKIWMMAHVPTVYVASVSAFGEKSK
- a CDS encoding nitroreductase family protein; the encoded protein is MTIKAADKTHNAELTYSQLSQARHSVREFSDEPVGAEDIEQAVAIAMRTPSVCNRQPTRVHIITNADLIAKLMPLQGGFRGYKMPPALILLTADNQAFMNQDERNEGYTDGGLFGMSLLLALEEQQLAACPLNTMLPMKRDEATRKLLNLPDSEFLVMYIAVGHFLPEVETCMSKRFDAESIVTVHA
- a CDS encoding polysaccharide pyruvyl transferase family protein encodes the protein MKIALITYHAAHNNGSFLQAFATQKAIEQLGHECDVIDFSTPRQQYLYDVYKKVSGPKDIAKNAYAFFHHKLIQQRHDDFVNLQHKALGLTPKFYETVEQLEELNGKYDVFVSGSDQIWNTDAWDYSDAYLLSFVHQGRKISYASSMGGHILDKKEDKALAEHYAKLLSGYQSIAVRELTAQEYLQPLVPQHVEQVLDPTLLIDANAYDPITDAPLVHEPYIFYYAIDSIELNDSAAKAVQAFAQSKGLPVYVMFTGNKSYGLKKYGFHLLEVAAPNHYLSLIKNADYVLSASFHGTAFSIKFEKQFYVVRGKHNGKVNMDDRMSSLLKLCGLGSRQLIEGEPWDDSTIDYRSTNEKLGREVERSRAYLRDALKD